In Pan troglodytes isolate AG18354 chromosome 5, NHGRI_mPanTro3-v2.0_pri, whole genome shotgun sequence, the sequence ACCTCAGCTCAAGGACACCACTGCAGGAGGAATAACAAGGTGGAGCCACGTGACAACTTGTCTGTGTTCCGCAGTAGGCTCTTTTTGAGGGACTTCCAGAAATGACAGCATGTGTGCAGAGAACAGAAAGCAAAGTTACACTGTTACAGAAGGCACAGAAGGAAAACCTTCGGCTACTGCTATCAATGGAATTTCTCTGTAGCCAGACTGAGGTCTGGTGGCATTTGagatataatatagatatagacCTACAAATACAGAACTCCAGGCTgttcattcaacaagtctttattgagcacctactctgtgcccagCACTGCACTAGGTGCCATGAGAATACAAGAGTAGTATAAGATGTTATCCGCCCTCCAGGAGCTTACAAAACTAGAGGCAGAAATAAGATGTACATGTGACTCAGGCAGCATGTGACACACACAAAGTGGGCAGCTCTGAGACAATGGTGGTCAAGAGACCACTGAGGCCCAGAGCCGTTGGAACAGTCTCTTAGAACAGGGTGGAGCACTTAAAACTTGGATGAACAGGGGCTGGCAGAGCACTTGGAATGGGTAAGGACAAGACTGGGAGATCAATTTGGCTGGAGCAGGGGAGCTTGTGTTAAACTGTGATGATGAGGGGCACCTGGACAGAGGTTGGGTCGGTGGGCAATGAGAAGACATGTTACTCCCTCTCTTGACATGAAGACCTGGTGGGCTTGTGGCCTCCTGCTGCCTTCCTTTCCCTGTCTTCCCATCTCCACTCTCTCCTAGGAAAGTGGAACCTGGATACTGGTAGGACTAGAGACAGAGGCTTAACACCCTGCTGGGGAACCCGGTCAGCACTCCCGAGGCAGGAGAGGTTCTGCTCCACCGGATGTTTGTCTTGGTGTTTTTGGATGTGCTGATCAAGAGCAAGATGTTCTGGATTCTTAAAAACTCCCCTCACAAGGACCAATCCAGAGATAATTTATTGATCAGTGATCACAGCTTGTACCCCAAAGCCGTGTATGTCTGGATCCTTCCCTAAGACCACAGATAGCTCCAGGGAGTCCCACCTCCTTGGCTATGGAAATATGCTCAGCCCTGGTTTCAGAGAAGCCTGGACTCCACTCTAGACCCCATGAGATGATATGCACTGGTACTCCAGGCCTTAAATGGCCTGGGAAGCCTCAGTggattttcattgtttattttcagCATTGCCATGTATGCTTAACTCTGAGTTGGGGTGGGGTAGGTCTGTTTAAAATGCCAGGGAAGGTGGGCAGCAGAGTGGATTTGTGCAAGAAGGAACCTGGGGGGGTTTAAGGACAGCAAAATGATCTTAGGCGTAATTGACTGGTTTTTCTGAGGTCTTGCCACACTGGGCAAGAAAATGCTGCATCAGGCCCTTATTCCACAGAGAGTGCAGAGCTGGGGCCAAGGTCGTGGTCAAAAAGGAAAGGAGCCCTCATGGACTCCAGGGCCAGAAGTTCCCTTGGGAAACCAGCAGGAGGTGGGAAAAGATCCCCATTAGGGCAGTAGATGGAGCAATAGCACTGAGTGAGATTTTAGGGGGCCACAGCAATGGGGAGGTGGCTGCCAGTGGATATGGGGTCCCCTGCTCCAGGTGCTTAGGCCAGGCATCCCGTCCCCCCATTGAGAGTCCTGGAATTCCAAAGAAGTGAAGCATCTGAGGGTTGGGGCCGGGGGCAGATGTCAGGGCTCAGGGTCTTAGCAGGAGGCGTGTTCCTGGCCACTTGAGCCACAGGAAGGGGACCAGGCGCCGGGTGAAGGTGGCAGTGAAGGTGTAGATGAGTTCCTGTGACTCTGCATTGGTGAAAGTCACGGTGCCCCCTTCATAATCCAGGGCGATGCCCACTCTCCGGGGCCGCAGTGCTGGGAAAAGCTCAGCCTCGGGGCTGGTGTTGGCCCAGATGCCGGAGGAGGAGAGGCGCAGCGCCCACACGCCATCCTCTGGCCGCAGGGAGAGGTCTCCCTTCCTCTTCATAGAGTCTCTAGCCACCCCCACCATGCAGCTTTCCAgaacttcctcctcttcctcctcctcttcttcctcttcatcgCCCAACGATTCCTCATCTTCATCCGTTTCCCAGTCGTCGTATCCATCCCCATAGCcggcctcctcttcctcctcctcctcttctccctcttcctcctcatctccCTCTTCTTCATCCTCAGACCAGCCCTCCCTCTCCACTTCCACTTCCCAGTAGACCTTGCCCCAGGTGAAGCCCTTGCTGCCCAGCACCCCAGGCTCACAGTCAAACTGCTGGGGGTGCAGGTAGGCACTCTTGTACAGGCTGGTGTAGGTCACGCACTTCCAGTCCTCTGACAGCTGCAGGTACCCACTGGCCGACTGTGGGTCCAGGGTGACGCTCACTGTGGGGAcaacggggaaaaaaaaaaaaaacagcatcactgttttgttttgttttttaagtcagAGGGAATAAAATTTACTTTGGCATATAGtgttaaacaaaattaaagttGCATATATTAGTAATATAACTCAACATCCTTAATTTGGTATAAGTGTGACACATTTTCTGGCTTTGTATTCTGCTAAATCACCATAACTAAACTGCTTTATAAACATGATATACTGAAATTTAACTTGACTGTTCTCGCTTACGCTCTGATTCCAAACAAAACTTTTCATAAGCTTCCTCTATCTCTGGATCTCTGGGTCCAACTCATCATTAATATCATCCAAGTGTGGATCACCAGCCCCTGAAAAATCTGTTCCATTTTCTTCATAATCCAGAAAAAAAGTCCTCTTTTTCAAGTAACTCTTGATATGCTTCTTGGTAATCCAGATCAGCTGCAGTGAAAGGAACACTATGAAACACAATTACTATGTGAGTGAACACTATAAAATGTTGGTTCATTCACATAGTAATTGGGATCTTTTTTGGCTGTTGTATTTCTGTATGATGAAGTTGCATGGACTCTACCCCAATTACTGCACTGGAGTTCTACAAGCTTCAAGAGCATCTGTTTCATGTCTCTGCCACAGCTTGCATCTATAACGACATTTTCAATTTCCTGAATAATTTCTTCCATATCagtccttccttttccttccaagcATCTTCCAAAACTGACCCTGTCAACTTCAGCAATTTTATTGCACAAATTAAGCTGTCATCCATGGGATTAGAAAAGAGGGCATTCGGGCATTCGGCAACTCCTGAAGACCAACCTGAAGAATATCTGCCCTTGTAACCTGTCCATTTGTTCCTCCGATCTCCAGGTTATGATAAAGCTCTCCCAGAAAGGGTACAAATGCATGAAATTGTTTTGGAGTAACTTCATCCCCTTTTGCAGCTTGATCTTTAATGTCATATTCAGTCTGACATCTTTGAAGTACAAATTGGCAGAAGGTGCTACTCTCTGTGCTAACTGTCAGATGATGTCAGGTAATTACACAGGTGAGCTCCCATGTAAGAGaaatttggggctgggcacggtggctcacgcctgtaatcccagcactttggaaggccgaggcgggtggatcacaaggtcaggagatcgagaccatcctggctaacacggtgaaaccccatctctactaaaaatacaaaaattagccgggcatggtggtgggcacctgtagtcccagctacttaggaggctgaggcaggagaatggcgtgaacctgggaggcggggctcgcagtgagctgagatcataccacttcactccagcctggcagacagagcaagactccatctcaaaaaaaaaaaaagaagaaatttgggaCAGATGTGGCCTCTGAGTTCCACAAGTTCTTGCAAAGCATCATCTGTTGTAACACAAGCATTCAGGGTCTCTGTAAACTGTTCCAATTTCAGTTTCAAAACTACCAGGCTGCTCTGTAAGATGGTTCAAGAAACCCTGAACAGGTACTGACAGAGTGGGATAATCCTCACCATCATCCTCATAGGATTCTCTATAATTAGAATAACCTGATAGGTAAAATTTGACGGTATTCGCAGACAGCTCAGACATTAATAAAGAAGCTACAACCACCTAAGGTTTAACCACTGCTAACTCAGTTCTGTTATGGGATTTTATCCTGTGAACTAGATGAAGCTCTCAGGGCCTCGTTTGCTCCCAGATAGGCCGACCTCCTCAATGGTTCTCACAAAAGCCAAGTGTGAAATTGGGCCAGGAGGAGACCACCAGTCTTCACAATCCAAGGGGCACCATCCACATCTTGGTCTATGTGGATGGCGCTCCTTGGTGGTTGGTATGCAGTGTACAACCTAACTGCAGGGCTGAGAGGGAGCACAATAGTGGGGCCTGTGGTGGATATGGCCTCTGGTCTTAGGTTGCCCCTGCTGTTTGCTCTGAATATAGGAGCCATGCAGccaggaagatgagagaaagcTTAGCCACAGGAAAAGGACTGGTGGTAGGACCTGTGAggataggaaaaagaaaagcaaacacagGGCAGAGAAGGATCAGACTAGCAAGCAGAGGCCTCTACTGCAGACTAAAGAGTAGGCTGATTAGAAAGTGCAAAGAGGGAGGGGGGCTTCTATTGTGCAGCTGGGAAATTCTTCCTGTTGCAAAAGGGGCTACCTGGGGGAAAACTGAGCAGTCAGAATCTCTGCAGGCGGAGTTTTCTATATTTGATGTACATCTGGGAAACACCCTCTAGACACTCACCTGTCTTATATTCCAAGTCTCTCAGCAGCTTCCCTGGGGAGAAAAAAGGACAGCAATGACTCAAGTCCCGAAAATTTATGAGCCCATTTCTTGCTCGGGCAGTATCAATTTCCTGAGAGGGATCCATGTCTAAGACAAGAGGCCCTCAGAAGAGTGAGGCTCGACAAGGTGATGGAAAGGAGCCGGGTGCGCTCTTTCTACGAGGTAGCCCTGCTCTGACTCCCACCCTTTGTGCGCTCCCCAACCCTTACCCTGGAATTCCCTCAGGCCTCGTTGCAGAGAGAGGAGTTTATCTGAGAATTCTCCGgtcttttttttaaccactcGAGCAATGGGTTTCCCAACCCAGAACTTCTTCCGTGGATACCTAAGAAGATGACATACATAACAAGCTGTTACTCAGCTCTTCTTACTTTCCTTCATACTTATCTCTCAATCCTCACGGCAATTATGAAGGGGAGAGGAAAGGTATGATTATCCCCAAACAAGTGACAGAAAAACAGTGGCCCAAAGACACCAGCTGAACCAGGGCTTCAGAACATCAGTAGACTCCACATCCAGGGCGCTCTGTCTACTAAGCCATGTTTCTAACCTCTCTGCTCTGTCCCACCTCAAATAAGGCCAGTGGGCCAAGGAGCTGGGCTACACAGAGAACTCATAAGGAGGAGAGCAAGACTGCAGTTCTCAAGGATGTGTCCTGCTCCTCAGAAGGGCATCAGGATGAACCATGGGATGTGAGTACCTCTGGCACCATACTACTCCCCATGAATTCAAATGCACCTGGTCAGAAGGGGAGGGAACATAAACAAGGGGGATGAGGTACGCCATGGAGAGGAGACTCTTTTACCTGTTTAGGAAGTCTCTCGTGTcctagaagggaaagaaaaaagcacaagTATCAATATGAATCAAATAAGACTTCAACGCATCTGCACCCAACAATGTAGCAAAGATGGGAcatatcagtgaacaaaacaaatgtgGTCCCTTTTTTATGGAGCTGACATTCCAGTGGGGTCACTGcataaaacaacaagaaaacaaacaaaatcggCACAATGACAGAAGCCACAATGGCTGGGAGATGACATGGGCAACCTCTCTGGGAGATACCTGCGCAGAGAATTGACGGATAAGAAGTACTGGCCAGATGAAGAGAGGTAAGGTAAGACAGGAAAGGGCTTGGTGAAAGCGGCAGAGGCCAGACTGCGCAGGGCTGGATATGCATGGTAAGGAGTTTGACTTTTGCTCCACGTACAGTGGAAACCCACCAAGGGTTTCAAGTAGGGGCATGATATGTGTGATCCGCTCTACATGTGGCTGAGACTGCTGTGTAACCTCCAGAGTccactctccccttcctccttttaATAATAGAACCCCCGGAGTTATTGCTGGTCAGGCGGCCACCTGGGAAGACTACATTTTCCAGATCCCCTACGACAAGGTCTGGTCATGAGACTAAGTTCCAGCCAATGGAATGTGATAGAAAGCAATGACCATAATTCTGGGCAttgtcctttaaaaaaagaaaattgctttctaCTTCCTTTTTACCCCAACTGAATTTTGGACATGGTGGTGGTGAGCCCAACTTTGACCACGCAGCAGAGGACAACATCCCTAGAAGCTGGTGGAAGAACCACATGGAAGTAACCCAGTCCCTTGGATAAGCTTATGTACAGCTACTGTGATAGCTCTAGACCCTGCACCTCTGAACTGTTAACTGAGgcagaaataaacttctattctgTTTGCGTCACTGTACAGCAGTGAGCCAAAACCCTAAGTGACCACTCACTTGGCTGCCCCACAGAGAAGGGACTAAGGAGGCAAGAGGAACATGGGGAGGTTGGTCCGGAGGCTTTTGCCGTGGACCAGGGGAGAGCTAAAGATGGCCTGAACTAAGGTGGTGGCagtagggagaaaaagagagaagcaatACATTCCAGGTATTTTAGAGACAGATTCAACTGGACATACTGGTCAAGGATAAACAAGAACAGAGCATGGTTTGTACAGGAGGGAGAATGGTGGTGCTATCTCTGTGACAGACAGGTGGTAGGGCAGGGTGAGTGGGAAGAGGGCTATTCTGAGATGCTCAGATTCCCTTTTGTGAGTCAAAAGCCTCCTTAATACCCtgtattaattgatttttgccTTCCTTTcactcattccacaaatatttattaagtgcttccTAGGTACCAGGCACTCATCTAGAAGCCTcagaacagttaaaaaaaaagagagagagagacaaatccCTACTTCTGTAGAGCTGACATTCTAGCAGGGGGAAGCAGACAATAATCAATGTAGCAAATACATCATACTACGTGAGTGATACGCACCACGGGAAAAGAGAGCAGAGTGAAGGGGGATGGGAGCAGGGGCCGGTGGGGTGCAGGCTGGCTTCCTGGAGAGGGTGAGATTTGGGAAACAAATGGAATTAACAAGTTGTGGCTGCTGATGACTGCTTCTAAAAGTTTGGGAAGAGTTGTGAGCTTTACTCCAGAGGAATAAGACAAGAAGTCAGAGGCACATCCCAACCCCCCGCTATGAAGCAAATGCCCAGAGATTGGTAGCACATTTCTGGCCAAGTCCTCTAACATGCCCCTCAAAACATGTAAGTCCAAGGCGGCTTCAGAGGACAGGCAACAAAACAGACAGCGTGTCCTGACAGCTCTGCTGACAAAGGTGGCATAAAAGAGCAAATGAATGGAGCAGTAGCTGGAGTGTGGGCCAGAGGCCCAGTTGGGCATATTTCCTGACATGGAAGTTCCTAGAACAGTAGAAAGGGAGAGAATTATACAGGAGAATGAAAAGTCCTCTAAAGGTTAAAGGTTGTGAGCAGCCCAGAGAGGGTGGGTCCCgagaggcagggcagggctggcccTGCGGAGAAGAGGCTGAAAGACTCAGGAGCCCCCATCCACAGCCACGTACGGGGCCTCTGGAGGGAAGTGATCCACCCAAGTCTCCTGGAGGACTCTTCTCACCCAAGACATCTGAAGCTGTCATGAAACAGGCAGAGCCGAGCAGTGGGGCTGCGGCAATGAGTCATGGCAAGCTCCCGGAGGGGATGTGCCCGGTTACTAACAGAGAGCATCAAGAAAGTTCTTCACGGGGGTGTACAGCAGGAGAAGCAGGGTGCAAGCATGCCACCTGATCCTGCAGGGCCTGCCCAGGTTACCAGGGCAGGATGCAGTGTCTCTCTGGGCCTCTCCTGTCACCCCAATCCCTTTAATGTCTTCTTGATGCTCCCAGCCCATAGGTTTGTCTTTCCTTTCCTATCACCTCTATCAAAAGGTCTCTTCTATTTTACACATTTTGtccttctgcttctctctctcacctgtatttctattttattttaatttttttgagacaggatctcactatgttgcccaggctggtctcaaactcctgggttcaagcaatctgcctgcctcagcctcccaaagtgctggaattataggtgtgaatcACCACACCAGCCTCACCTGTATTTCTCTATCAGACTTCTGGACCCTATTTTAGGTCTTTTTCTTACTATACTTTGACAGCCAAATAATCTCTGGGAAAATATTAATGCTAATTAGGGAGTTAGCTGTCCAGTTCCCACGCAGTACAATCAAACTCAAATAAGCACACAGACAAAATCTACCAATACCATTTTTCTGCGTATGGTTGGTTacccagttttcctagcaccatttattaaagagactgtcccttccccattgcatgttcttggtgcctttgttgaaaatcagttcgctgtaaatatgtgaatttatttctgagttctctactctgttccattggtctatgtgtctgcttttatatcaatacatgctgttttggttactacagctttgttatatatatatatatatatatatatatatatatatatatatatatatattttttttttttttttttttttttaatggagtctcactctattgcccaggctggaatgcagtggcgcaatctcggctcactgcaacctctgcctcctggattcaagtgattctcctgcctcagcctcccgagtagctgggattataggtgcgcaccatcacgtccagctaatttttgtatttttagtagagatggggtttcaccatgttggtcaggctggtctcaaactcctgacctcgtgatccgcccgcctcggcctcacaaagtgctgggattacaggtgtgagccaccacaactggctgtagtatattttgaagtaagATAGTGTGaggcctccagttttgttctttttgcttaggattgctttggccatttggggttttttgtgactccatatgaattttaggtttttttctatttttctgaagaatgtcattggtattttgataacagggattgtattaaatctgtagactgctttgggtaggatagtcattttaacaatattaattctaatccacaagcatggaatatttttccatttgtttgtgtcctcttcaatttctttcatcagtgttttgtagttttcattaaagaggtctttcacctccttggttaacttcattcccaggtattttattttacttttgtagctattgtaaatggggttgCTTTCTTGATGTCTTTTTTAGCTAGTTTGCTATTGGTGTATTAAAAATGCAGTAgactttttatgttgattttgtatcctgcaactttactgaatttgtttattagttctaagagttttttggtggggCCTTTAGGTTTTTCTACATATAAGTATAGCCGTTACGGAAAACAGTATGagagtttctcaaaaaactaaaaatagaactaccatatgatccagcaatctcattactaggtatttatccaaagaaaagaaaaccggtatatcaaagggatacctgcacactcatgtttattgtggcactattcacaatagttgaGATGTGGACTCAATCTAAGCATCCATCAAcagatagataaagaaaatgtagcatatatacacaatggagtactattcatccATAATAAATTTGAGTTCATGGAAGTAAGACAGTAGAATAGTAAGGagtagaggctgggaagggggctggggagaggagggtGGGGAGAAGTTGGTTAACAGATACAAAGTTATAGCTACATGggaagaataaattctagtgttgTGCAGTATTGCAGGGAGAATATAATTAACCATAATTTACTATacattttcaaaaagctagaagagaggattttgaatgttccaacacaaagaaatgataagtgtttgaggtgacagatatACTAATTACTCTGagttaattattatatattatatacatgtatcaaagtatcactctaggccaggcacagtggctcacgcctgtaatcccagcactgtgggaggctgaggcaggcgatcacctgaggtcaggagttcaagaccagcctggccaacatggtgaaaccctgactctaccaaaaatacagaaaatagccaggtgtggtgatgtgcgcctgtaatcccagctatttgggaggctgaggtaggagaatcgcttgaacccaggagacagaggttgcagaggcaggagaattgcttcaacccaggaggcggagattacagtgagctgagatcacaccactgcactccagcctgggagacacagcgagactctgtctcaaaaacaaacaaacaaaaacctctacatcccataaatatatacattacatagcactaaaattaaaagagaaaacacaaaactaaaaaagaaaccTACCAGTACCAATAACATTTCCTATACTAGTTTCAAGCAGACaccattttctctcccttcccttgacCTTATCCCACCCCAGGGAGAGCTGCAATCTGAGTGCTCTGAGTCATTGAGGGCCAGGCTTCTGCTCTGAGGGCCACTTCTCTGGGTGCATTAGGAAAAGGCACCCCTCTGGGCAAACACAATGGATTTCAGCCCCACCACATCCTCAGCTGTGTGCCTCTGTtccacacagtaggcattcacaCATGGCAGGGGCatggggagaggaaggagaagagaaacgGGCAAAAGGAGATGCAGAAAATGACCCAGTCAAAGAGTATGACGAGAGAAATCTGAGAGAACAGAATGACATCTGGAGGAAAAGAGGGGGCCAGAGAGACATTCTGGACAAAATAAGAACAAGAGCTCAGAGCCCAGGAGTCAGGACATCTGGGCTCAAGCTGTGACCTGACACCCACCCCATGGCCTGGGACAAACTCCTTCcactctctggacctcagtgACTTCATCAGTAGGGGATGGACTGGAAGGTCTAAAATCCCTGCCAGTCCTCATTCTGTACATCTGAATTCACAACAATGAGGAGCAGGTGGCCGCCTCCTTCTGCAGTCTGTCCCAGTGCACATACTGCAGAGTCTGCCTTGCTATCTCTCCCTCCTGGCTATTGCCCTGCCATTAGCCTGGGACTCCACCTTCCTAGAGATCCTGGGTGGCTCTGCTGCTGACAGACAGACCCAGCCACCCTAAACAGTGCAAGTGGGTGGGGGAATACCATCAGagagcccctcccctcccagcctaTGAGAGCAGGAAGGTTGAGCCCTCTACCCCTCCAAAGGGGGCTGGGCCCTCTTCAGGGTAAGTGTGATCCCCAGAGGCTCCCGGGGGGAGGAGATGTGGTGCCATTTCAGCTTCACAGCCAGTTCTTCAGCCCCAAACCCTCCCTTTCTCACTATCAAAGCCCCCTCCTCTAGGAGGTGCCCCAAGGCCCCCTTGTCTGCTTTCCATCTTGTTCTCTGTGTGGTAATCCCATGGGCCAAAGAAAACCTGGCCATCTCTGTCTCCCTTCCCCAGTAACCCTATCTCTTCCAGATCCTCTGGGTCTTTGAGAGGAGCTGCTGGTCAGCCCTCCCTCAGCCACCCCCAACCACAACACCATAAAAAGCTTCCACCAGCTGCTAAGTGTCTGCCAATGACTTGTTAAGAGGGCTTGTGATGGCAGTGATGAGGATGGAGGATGGTAAATGATATTAATAATCTTCCCTTCCATTTTCTACTATACCATTTAGTTTTTTGAACAGTTTTGtgtaaaaagtttattttttgaagtgACAGCATGccagttatttcattttatgctCATGCAATCTACAGACTAATTGGCAGGGGTAAGGATTATCATCTCCATGtttcagatgacaaaactgagccCCCAAGTCTTCTAAGGTCCTGCAAGTGAATGGCAGGGCTGGGACCCACCGTCCTGGTCCCTGGCGCCCTGCCCAGGGACAGCCTCTCACCTGCATGAGCTCTGCAGCTGGCTGCTGCGCCTTGCCCTCCAGTTCGGAGATGACCAGGGCCAGCCGGGCAAGCTCCCCGACGCCCCGGCTCTTGAACTTCTCCCTGCCCTCCGTGAGCTCCTGCTCCAGCTTCGCCAGCTGTTCCAGCAGGTGTTCCTCCCGCTCCCTCAGGAACTGATGACCCTGCTCAAACTCAGCCACAATGTACTGCCTCTGGTCCTGGAGCTTCTTCTGCAGGGGGCgggaaggggagaagggctgACACCTCTGCTCAGGGTGGAGGGCCCAGTGCTGGAGGTGTGCAAGGCTGGCTCGTTCACCTCGCTACCCCCGTTCAGGAATTCTACAGGATCTGGAGTGGGAGGAGCTATACAGGGTTCCTGGTCCACACTCCTCTTCTCAAAGAAGACTCCAGTAATGAATTAGTTCAGTTCACCCCACCACTATAtggtcaaaaccctgtctccacctgACTTGTCAGCCACAATCTGTTCTAGCTAAACCAGTACGCTCTGGGGCCCCTAGAGAAACTCTGTGGGTCTCACTCATGAGCCGACGCACTTTTCCCTCCTGGACAAAATCtgtcacctcttccaggaagtttTGCTTGATTAATGTCATCTAAGCCTGACCAGCCCTCTCTTCAGCACCCCACTGTTCAGTCTAAAAT encodes:
- the TRIM26 gene encoding tripartite motif-containing protein 26 isoform X1; translated protein: MATSAPLRSLEEEVTCSICLDYLRDPVTIDCGHVFCRSCTTDVRPISGSRPVCPLCKKPFKKENIRPVWQLASLVENIERLKVDKGRQPGEVTREQQDAKLCERHREKLHYYCEDDGKLLCVMCRESREHRPHTAVLMEKAAQPHREKILNHLSTLRRDRDKIQGFQAKGEADILAALKKLQDQRQYIVAEFEQGHQFLREREEHLLEQLAKLEQELTEGREKFKSRGVGELARLALVISELEGKAQQPAAELMQDTRDFLNRYPRKKFWVGKPIARVVKKKTGEFSDKLLSLQRGLREFQGKLLRDLEYKTVSVTLDPQSASGYLQLSEDWKCVTYTSLYKSAYLHPQQFDCEPGVLGSKGFTWGKVYWEVEVEREGWSEDEEEGDEEEEGEEEEEEEEAGYGDGYDDWETDEDEESLGDEEEEEEEEEEEVLESCMVGVARDSMKRKGDLSLRPEDGVWALRLSSSGIWANTSPEAELFPALRPRRVGIALDYEGGTVTFTNAESQELIYTFTATFTRRLVPFLWLKWPGTRLLLRP
- the TRIM26 gene encoding tripartite motif-containing protein 26 isoform X2; the protein is MATSAPLRSLEEEVTCSICLDYLRDPVTIDCGHVFCRSCTTDVRPISGSRPVCPLCKKPFKKENIRPVWQLASLVENIERLKVDKGRQPGEVTREQQDAKLCERHREKLHYYCEDDGKLLCVMCRESREHRPHTAVLMEKAAQPHREKILNHLSTLRRDRDKIQGFQAKGEADILAALDTRDFLNRYPRKKFWVGKPIARVVKKKTGEFSDKLLSLQRGLREFQGKLLRDLEYKTVSVTLDPQSASGYLQLSEDWKCVTYTSLYKSAYLHPQQFDCEPGVLGSKGFTWGKVYWEVEVEREGWSEDEEEGDEEEEGEEEEEEEEAGYGDGYDDWETDEDEESLGDEEEEEEEEEEEVLESCMVGVARDSMKRKGDLSLRPEDGVWALRLSSSGIWANTSPEAELFPALRPRRVGIALDYEGGTVTFTNAESQELIYTFTATFTRRLVPFLWLKWPGTRLLLRP